A region from the Arachis ipaensis cultivar K30076 chromosome B01, Araip1.1, whole genome shotgun sequence genome encodes:
- the LOC107635036 gene encoding LOW QUALITY PROTEIN: serine/threonine-protein kinase 16 (The sequence of the model RefSeq protein was modified relative to this genomic sequence to represent the inferred CDS: inserted 2 bases in 2 codons), which yields MGCSFSGLXALYDSVNGGGDVWINENRFRIVRQLGEGGNAYVFLVKDVPADNISGGFSSKLKQSSHISEDGTYAMKKVLIKSNEQLELVREEIRVASLFNHPNLHPLLDHAIISVKPTPQKSWNHEAYLLFPLRLDGTLLDNTKTMQARKESFPTSDVLQIFQQLCAGLEHMHGLDTPYAHNDVKPGNVLITHRKGQPPLAILMDFGSARPARKHIGSRSEALQLQEWAAEHSSAPFRAPELWECPSQGDIDERTDXIAVRPRIDDIVIHVDKLIAKFSG from the exons atgGGGTGTTCATTTTCTGGTT ACGCACTTTACGATTCCGTTAACGGAGGCGGAGATGTTTGGATCAACGAGAACCGGTTCCGTATCGTCAGGCAGCTCGGTGAAGGTGGCAACgcctatgtcttcctcgtcaagGACGTTCCCGCCGACAACATCTCCGGCGGTTTCTCCTCCAAGCTCAAACAGTCCTCTCACATTTCCG AGGACGGAACATATGCTATGAAAAAGGTCCTCATCAAGAGCAATGAGCAGCTGGAGTTGGTCAGGGAGGAGATCCGTGTTGCATCACTGTTCAACCACCCAAATCTGCACCCGCTTCTCGATCATGCAATCATTTCTGTCAAG CCTACTCCACAAAAATCTTGGAACCACGAGGCATACTTGTTATTTCCACTTCGTTTGGATGGAACACTGCTAGATAATACCAAGACAATGCAAGCCAGGAAGGAATCCTTTCCTACCTCTGATGTTCTTCAAATCTTTCAACAG CTTTGTGCAGGACTCGAGCATATGCATGGTTTAGATACTCCATATGCTCATAATGATGTCAAACCTGGTAATGTTCTCATAACACATAGAAAAGGACAACCGCCTCTTGCCATACTCATGGATTTTGGCAGTGCTCGTCCTGCCAGGAAGCACATTGGTTCCAGATCAGAGGCACTCCAGTTGCAG GAATGGGCAGCTGAACACTCTTCTGCCCCTTTCCGAGCTCCGGAGCTGTGGGAATGCCCAAGCCAAGGTGATATAGACGAGAGGACTG GGATTGCTGTGCGGCCCCGGATAGATGATATTGTTATTCATGTTGATAAGTTGATTGCAAAGTTCTCTGGTTGA